The following are encoded together in the Romeriopsis navalis LEGE 11480 genome:
- a CDS encoding ExbD/TolR family protein, with protein sequence MNFRARNQQNKMPEVNLIPMIDVIMTILTFFIIMSMTLSNFQSVDIRLPGKGDGKGNSAQSNPVQPLLVGLNVQGQIVLESGIADRPQMIQKVQTYLMQNPQGVVVLNADKDVPYENVVQLLGVLRDLGGDRVSLAIQ encoded by the coding sequence ATGAACTTCCGCGCTCGCAATCAACAGAACAAGATGCCAGAGGTGAATTTGATTCCGATGATCGATGTGATCATGACGATTCTCACCTTCTTCATCATTATGTCGATGACGTTGAGCAACTTCCAATCGGTTGACATTCGCTTACCCGGCAAGGGCGACGGAAAAGGCAATAGCGCCCAGAGTAATCCGGTCCAACCATTGCTGGTCGGACTGAATGTGCAGGGCCAAATCGTCCTTGAAAGCGGCATTGCCGATCGCCCACAAATGATTCAGAAAGTACAGACGTATCTGATGCAAAATCCCCAGGGCGTGGTGGTATTGAATGCGGATAAAGATGTGCCCTACGAGAATGTGGTGCAGTTGCTGGGAGTGTTGCGAGATTTAGGAGGCGATCGCGTATCGTTGGCAATTCAGTAG
- a CDS encoding Hpt domain-containing protein: MSQPSDPTRTELPIDWQQLRQLSDGNEEFELELLNIFVTEMTLRLRQAQQAILHSQSDALAHLAHQMKGSSGNLGMGEIVRLSRELEAAAQTQNWEDAANQVEKISRSLNFIQNFLQP, encoded by the coding sequence GTGTCCCAGCCCTCTGATCCGACCCGCACTGAACTCCCGATCGACTGGCAACAATTACGCCAGTTGTCGGATGGTAATGAGGAGTTTGAGCTTGAGTTACTGAATATTTTTGTTACGGAGATGACCTTGCGTTTACGCCAGGCGCAGCAGGCAATTTTGCATAGTCAGTCGGATGCATTGGCCCATCTCGCACACCAGATGAAAGGGAGCAGTGGTAATTTAGGCATGGGCGAAATCGTGCGATTGTCCCGCGAGTTAGAAGCCGCGGCCCAGACCCAGAATTGGGAAGATGCGGCCAATCAAGTCGAGAAAATTAGTCGTTCGCTCAACTTTATTCAAAATTTTCTACAGCCATAG
- a CDS encoding MotA/TolQ/ExbB proton channel family protein, giving the protein MANLFELISKGGPVMAPIVGLSVLTLACGFERAWFWTQTLQGEKRLVRQILLAAQEDLGKAQLVAEEAQAMPIGRFLLSALSLQSPTPETFRLAMEASGDREFVKMRKCDKLLETIVAVSPLLGLLGTVTGLIATFFKLQIGGGNSVDTTGAAQGIAEALITTAGGMIVAILALSVFRVCAGLQAAQIDYFADVGNELELIYRQLWYEPRIAKENAEKSTQGLMQQMVDLLKANLDQPGGIGDKV; this is encoded by the coding sequence ATGGCCAATCTATTTGAACTGATCAGTAAAGGTGGCCCAGTCATGGCCCCAATCGTCGGTCTATCAGTATTAACGTTGGCCTGTGGATTTGAACGCGCCTGGTTTTGGACCCAGACGTTACAGGGTGAAAAGCGTTTGGTGCGCCAGATTCTGCTGGCCGCGCAGGAAGATTTAGGCAAAGCGCAGTTAGTGGCCGAAGAAGCACAGGCAATGCCGATCGGTCGATTTCTACTATCAGCGCTGAGTTTGCAAAGTCCCACGCCAGAAACGTTTCGGCTGGCAATGGAAGCGTCGGGCGATCGCGAATTTGTGAAGATGCGCAAATGTGACAAGTTACTGGAAACGATCGTTGCTGTGTCGCCGCTTCTGGGTTTGCTCGGTACGGTAACCGGTTTGATCGCAACATTTTTCAAGTTGCAGATTGGTGGGGGCAATAGCGTTGATACGACTGGGGCCGCTCAAGGTATTGCCGAAGCCTTGATTACCACAGCCGGCGGGATGATTGTGGCAATTCTGGCCTTATCCGTATTTCGGGTCTGTGCAGGATTACAGGCAGCCCAAATTGATTACTTTGCGGATGTGGGCAATGAGTTGGAATTGATCTATCGACAGCTGTGGTATGAACCGAGAATTGCGAAAGAAAATGCGGAAAAATCGACGCAAGGCTTAATGCAACAAATGGTGGATTTATTAAAAGCGAATTTGGACCAACCCGGTGGCATCGGTGACAAAGTCTGA
- a CDS encoding MerR family transcriptional regulator, producing MFRIGAFSKITQVPASQLRYYDEIGLFKPIDSDSETGYRYYSVQQLAQLNRILALKDLGFSLEQVKHLLEDAISPAEIRGMLVLKKAQIEQNLQAEAARLRVVESRLKQLEHQGIGQDDVVLKSLPAQPFLSLRQTFRDLNSTLSAVNTIGQSVAQQVPQAALGRFAAVIYGELYENQDWDLEFGFLLNQSLDLTVPLPNDTMMTVRELPPVPTAVTAMRFGGPENGHLSYSAIGTWAETNQYQLIGPGREVFIVPPQPGHESEMVVEIQFPVAAITG from the coding sequence ATGTTTCGGATTGGAGCATTTTCCAAAATCACCCAGGTGCCCGCCAGTCAGCTCCGCTACTACGACGAAATTGGTCTGTTCAAACCGATCGACAGCGATTCGGAGACCGGCTACCGTTATTACAGCGTGCAACAACTGGCCCAACTCAATCGGATTCTGGCCCTCAAGGACTTAGGCTTCTCCCTTGAGCAAGTCAAACATCTACTGGAGGATGCCATTTCCCCGGCAGAAATTCGCGGCATGTTGGTCCTCAAAAAGGCCCAGATTGAGCAAAATCTCCAAGCCGAAGCCGCACGCCTGCGCGTCGTCGAATCGCGGCTAAAACAGCTAGAGCATCAGGGCATCGGCCAAGATGACGTCGTCTTAAAAAGTCTGCCTGCTCAGCCATTCCTATCGCTCAGGCAAACCTTTCGCGACTTAAACAGCACACTTAGCGCCGTCAACACGATCGGCCAGAGCGTCGCCCAACAAGTCCCCCAGGCAGCCCTTGGCCGATTTGCCGCCGTGATCTACGGGGAACTGTACGAAAACCAGGATTGGGATTTGGAATTCGGCTTTTTGCTCAACCAATCGCTCGATCTCACGGTGCCATTACCCAATGACACCATGATGACCGTGCGCGAGCTCCCGCCCGTCCCCACAGCCGTCACCGCCATGCGCTTTGGTGGCCCCGAAAACGGGCATCTCAGCTATAGCGCCATCGGTACCTGGGCGGAAACGAACCAGTACCAACTGATTGGCCCTGGACGCGAGGTATTTATCGTCCCACCCCAACCCGGACATGAATCCGAAATGGTGGTCGAAATTCAGTTTCCCGTCGCAGCCATCACCGGCTAA
- a CDS encoding helix-turn-helix transcriptional regulator, which yields MASNFEIYNTIAEFHASMGVPINQDIELAIHRLEVLHPSVPSQSALYRANYYSIGLVRQGAGDYSMDNQRYPTRDYTIYFTNPGHISAVEITQPTTGYHLNFTESFLQQSLQADVLDAFPFLIAEMLPPQYLSKSGFELFDRFGQQMLEEYESASQYKSQILGNLLVVMLLKMKELFWADYHPLTEGSQGTALVKTFQQNLEEHYRSFSAGNIQQLYKVEDYAAAQYLQPSYLSAVIERKTGKTIQTWIMEKTIEEAQILLSRSSSPIQQIALQLGFKDAPHFSRLFKQHVGVSPSVFREGLAP from the coding sequence ATGGCATCCAATTTCGAAATTTACAATACCATCGCCGAATTCCATGCCTCCATGGGAGTGCCAATCAACCAGGATATTGAGTTGGCCATTCATCGACTGGAAGTACTGCACCCTAGCGTGCCGAGCCAGTCCGCACTATATCGGGCAAATTATTACTCGATCGGATTAGTCAGACAAGGTGCGGGCGACTACAGCATGGATAATCAGCGTTATCCGACGCGCGATTACACGATATATTTCACAAATCCGGGGCACATCAGCGCGGTTGAGATCACGCAGCCAACGACCGGATATCACTTGAATTTTACCGAATCGTTTTTACAGCAGTCCCTTCAGGCCGATGTACTCGATGCTTTTCCGTTTTTGATTGCGGAGATGTTACCACCACAGTATTTAAGTAAGTCAGGATTTGAATTGTTCGATCGATTCGGTCAGCAAATGCTGGAGGAATATGAATCCGCATCCCAATACAAGTCGCAGATTCTCGGCAACTTATTAGTGGTTATGCTGTTGAAGATGAAGGAATTGTTTTGGGCCGACTATCACCCACTGACTGAGGGCTCTCAGGGGACAGCACTGGTCAAAACGTTTCAACAGAACTTAGAGGAGCATTATCGGAGTTTTTCGGCGGGCAACATCCAGCAACTCTACAAAGTTGAAGATTATGCCGCCGCCCAATATTTGCAGCCGAGTTATTTAAGTGCGGTGATTGAACGCAAGACCGGGAAAACCATACAAACCTGGATTATGGAAAAAACGATTGAGGAAGCACAGATATTGTTGAGTCGATCGAGTTCACCGATTCAGCAGATTGCGTTGCAGCTCGGGTTTAAGGATGCGCCACATTTTTCGCGCCTATTCAAGCAGCACGTTGGCGTATCACCTTCAGTGTTTCGCGAAGGATTAGCACCGTGA
- a CDS encoding M48 family metalloprotease: MLYRFFRTRRWVYGLISLSIMLGITLGQMPVARAINWAEIIQRGIQLIQVSTISDNQEADIGKQLNDRIAKDMKLDRTSDLAKYVDRIGQNLVRYGERPKLKYTFQVVKDDNINAFASMGGYIYINEGVIKAADNEAQLASVVAHEAGHITGKHSVKRLQSAARAQLGLSVIGVKTNVLVNLAYDLLLNRPNSRKAEFNADERGLNMLSKAGYAQSEMPEFMKKLITDRRVPKILSTHPAPRDRVTTLEQQIQRNPSRGTAGTDAVAYAKRVNKPVSKVKPTVKPVVKPAVKPATTPKVIPSSSPRTAPVPTTSPKTPGGFVVPTE, encoded by the coding sequence ATGCTGTACCGCTTCTTTCGCACCCGCCGCTGGGTCTATGGTCTGATTTCGCTCAGTATTATGTTGGGGATTACCCTGGGCCAGATGCCTGTGGCCCGCGCGATCAACTGGGCCGAAATTATCCAACGTGGCATCCAATTGATTCAAGTTTCGACGATTAGTGATAACCAGGAAGCTGATATCGGGAAGCAATTGAACGATCGAATTGCCAAGGATATGAAACTTGATCGCACTTCCGATCTGGCTAAGTATGTCGATCGAATTGGTCAGAATTTAGTGCGCTATGGCGAGCGGCCCAAGCTGAAATACACCTTCCAAGTGGTCAAAGATGACAACATCAACGCCTTCGCTTCCATGGGGGGCTACATCTACATCAACGAAGGCGTGATCAAGGCGGCGGATAATGAAGCGCAACTCGCCAGCGTTGTGGCCCATGAAGCCGGTCACATCACCGGTAAACATTCCGTCAAACGCCTGCAATCTGCCGCACGCGCCCAGCTCGGTTTGAGCGTGATCGGAGTGAAGACAAATGTTTTGGTTAACCTGGCCTATGACTTGCTGTTGAACCGGCCCAACAGCCGCAAAGCGGAATTTAATGCCGATGAACGCGGTTTGAATATGCTGTCAAAAGCCGGTTATGCCCAGTCCGAGATGCCGGAATTTATGAAAAAACTGATTACCGATCGACGGGTGCCCAAGATTCTCAGTACTCACCCGGCGCCCCGCGATCGGGTCACGACGCTCGAACAGCAAATTCAGCGGAATCCGAGTCGCGGTACAGCGGGTACGGATGCTGTAGCCTATGCCAAGCGGGTGAATAAGCCAGTCTCGAAGGTGAAGCCGACCGTAAAGCCAGTGGTCAAACCCGCCGTTAAACCCGCGACGACACCCAAAGTAATCCCGAGTTCGTCGCCGCGCACTGCGCCAGTTCCCACGACGTCCCCCAAAACTCCAGGTGGATTTGTGGTGCCAACTGAGTAG
- a CDS encoding 3'-5' exoribonuclease domain-containing protein, whose protein sequence is MQVFFDTEFTGLRQATTLISIGLIAADGRTFYAEFNDYDASQLNDWLWEHVMPYLQLLDTDVMTPPLDLTHHLMKADRPRVTRALTEWLAQFETVELWADYPAYDWVLFGELFGGGLNIPKNIANNALDVATLLKAAGVDVQVDRQEFAGMTEMNLHNALDDAKLAKACYKKAIGILSAGDNDCDG, encoded by the coding sequence ATGCAAGTTTTCTTTGATACGGAATTTACGGGACTGCGGCAGGCGACGACGCTAATTAGTATTGGCCTGATCGCGGCGGATGGGCGGACGTTTTACGCGGAGTTCAATGACTACGATGCGAGTCAATTGAATGATTGGCTATGGGAACATGTGATGCCGTATTTGCAGCTTTTGGACACGGATGTGATGACGCCACCATTAGATTTGACCCATCATCTAATGAAGGCTGATCGCCCCCGTGTGACACGCGCGTTGACAGAATGGTTAGCGCAGTTTGAAACGGTGGAGCTATGGGCGGATTATCCGGCTTACGATTGGGTGTTGTTCGGTGAATTGTTTGGCGGTGGGCTGAATATCCCAAAAAACATTGCGAATAATGCCTTGGATGTGGCGACGCTGCTGAAGGCGGCGGGAGTTGATGTGCAGGTCGATCGGCAAGAGTTTGCCGGTATGACAGAGATGAATCTGCATAATGCCTTGGATGACGCGAAGTTAGCGAAGGCTTGCTATAAAAAGGCGATAGGGATCTTATCGGCTGGGGACAATGATTGCGATGGATAA
- a CDS encoding DUF4330 domain-containing protein, translating into MAIVDAQGRLFGKVSLLDVGAGAIIAMVVGGIFLLPGKTGSAVGGDNGKEVEVDVIVLGMKSAQDVSQLLKTGDSIDVIIRNEPAGSVNIDKLTVLPRDVLVPQPDGTVKALPDPRPQAKYFTSFLMTLKGNAKVADDGVVFGNKKVKIGTTLELESKEYNFRSSVLQVRQ; encoded by the coding sequence ATGGCGATTGTAGATGCTCAAGGACGCTTATTTGGCAAGGTCAGTCTGCTCGATGTCGGTGCAGGCGCAATCATTGCGATGGTCGTCGGTGGCATTTTCCTGCTCCCTGGGAAAACCGGGTCCGCGGTGGGTGGCGATAACGGCAAGGAGGTGGAAGTTGATGTGATTGTGTTGGGCATGAAGTCGGCCCAAGATGTGTCGCAGTTGCTCAAAACCGGTGACAGCATCGATGTGATCATCCGCAATGAACCGGCTGGCTCCGTCAACATCGACAAACTTACCGTTCTGCCCCGCGATGTCCTCGTGCCCCAGCCCGATGGCACGGTTAAAGCACTCCCGGATCCACGGCCCCAAGCAAAATACTTTACCTCTTTCCTCATGACCCTCAAGGGCAATGCCAAAGTTGCCGATGACGGTGTGGTATTTGGCAACAAAAAAGTCAAAATCGGCACCACCCTAGAGTTAGAAAGCAAGGAATACAACTTCCGTAGCTCCGTCCTGCAAGTCCGGCAGTAA
- a CDS encoding M48 family metallopeptidase: protein MRRLSPRVFRYSVVTLMAVMVVTFGQPLAAQAFNWRDLLPRVLPGLIQTIQLANISESQEMALGKQINSQLTRRQFKISRDQKLTSYVNQIGQRIVRNNTRPGIKYTFQVVDDDSINAAATMGGYVYINKGIVKAADNEAELASVIAHEISHVKERHSIEQSKNTALARTGLSALKLDRNTLVNLGMQFGFSMPRSRRFEFGADETGLRILNKAGYNPQAMVSFMKKLDSGRRSMPKWLSTHPAPSERVQRLQTMVNQISRPATGGMDVVAYARRVGKPVPTVQPVVRPVVEPKPAAAQPQVQPVSAGVVIPPSSVVIPSEPVRRSANPSNPTPFVISGQLADRDVYVVPTREE from the coding sequence ATGCGACGTCTCTCTCCTCGTGTGTTTCGCTATTCGGTTGTAACCCTGATGGCGGTTATGGTTGTGACGTTTGGTCAGCCCTTGGCGGCACAAGCCTTTAACTGGCGTGATCTGCTGCCACGGGTGCTGCCTGGTTTGATTCAAACCATTCAATTGGCGAATATTAGTGAGAGCCAGGAAATGGCGCTGGGTAAGCAAATTAATAGTCAGCTAACCCGCCGACAATTCAAGATTTCGCGTGACCAGAAGCTGACAAGCTATGTTAATCAGATCGGTCAGCGCATCGTCCGCAACAACACCCGTCCCGGTATCAAATACACCTTTCAAGTTGTAGATGATGACAGCATTAACGCTGCGGCAACCATGGGGGGCTACGTTTATATCAATAAAGGCATTGTCAAAGCGGCGGATAATGAGGCTGAACTGGCTTCAGTCATTGCTCACGAGATTTCCCATGTGAAGGAACGGCATTCGATCGAACAGTCGAAAAATACGGCCTTGGCTCGAACGGGACTTTCGGCTTTGAAGCTCGATCGCAATACCTTGGTGAATCTGGGGATGCAGTTTGGGTTCAGTATGCCCCGGAGTCGGCGGTTTGAGTTTGGGGCGGACGAAACGGGTTTGCGTATTTTGAATAAAGCCGGTTACAACCCGCAGGCAATGGTGTCATTTATGAAGAAGCTGGATTCCGGTCGTCGGAGTATGCCTAAGTGGTTGAGCACGCATCCTGCCCCGAGTGAGCGGGTCCAGCGATTGCAAACCATGGTCAATCAAATTTCGCGCCCTGCAACCGGGGGTATGGATGTTGTGGCCTATGCGCGGCGGGTTGGGAAGCCGGTGCCGACGGTCCAGCCGGTTGTCCGTCCCGTTGTCGAGCCAAAGCCGGCGGCCGCGCAGCCCCAAGTGCAGCCGGTTTCGGCTGGGGTGGTGATTCCGCCGAGCTCGGTGGTGATTCCGTCGGAGCCAGTGCGGCGTAGTGCTAATCCATCTAATCCAACGCCTTTTGTCATTTCCGGCCAACTGGCGGACCGTGATGTGTACGTGGTGCCGACACGCGAGGAATGA
- a CDS encoding MAPEG family protein has product MTIELWMLIGSTVLLFVLTMGQQLQLDLTLGAKYALSNRTEPKTIDGIAGRIDRAIMNLRENLLLFGPVVLVLAVAGISTGLSQTGAIVFFIARIIHAITYIAGVILIRSLAWFTGIIGIGMMLSSLFAGQ; this is encoded by the coding sequence ATGACGATCGAACTTTGGATGCTCATCGGCAGTACGGTACTACTCTTTGTCCTAACCATGGGGCAACAATTGCAGCTCGACCTCACCCTCGGCGCAAAATACGCTCTCTCGAATCGCACCGAACCCAAAACAATTGACGGGATTGCTGGTCGCATCGATCGGGCCATTATGAACCTGCGGGAAAATCTATTGCTCTTCGGGCCGGTGGTCTTAGTCCTCGCCGTTGCTGGCATCTCCACCGGACTATCCCAAACCGGAGCGATCGTCTTTTTTATCGCCCGGATTATTCATGCCATTACCTACATCGCCGGGGTTATTCTCATCCGCAGTCTCGCTTGGTTCACTGGCATCATCGGTATTGGCATGATGCTTTCAAGTCTGTTCGCCGGTCAGTAG
- a CDS encoding DUF2808 domain-containing protein, with amino-acid sequence MAILLGVPTVSQAQSNPGFSFIWGGDGPSQKSPANYVLEYGTPGHLNDRYRLKVQPQSAPVESITITFPDYYDGKFRASNIRLIQPAKSRKGKTTVIPLKAVKLSQDRRQVQIIPETPIPAKIQFAADFSKVVNPSEARTYRIYASITSPGDILLNRKAAVWNLKISEQ; translated from the coding sequence ATGGCCATCCTGCTTGGTGTACCAACCGTCAGTCAAGCCCAATCGAATCCCGGTTTTAGCTTTATCTGGGGTGGTGATGGGCCATCGCAGAAGAGTCCGGCGAACTATGTTCTGGAATATGGAACACCCGGTCATCTCAACGATCGCTATCGCCTGAAAGTTCAACCGCAGTCGGCACCCGTTGAAAGCATCACGATTACCTTTCCCGACTACTACGACGGGAAATTCCGTGCCTCCAATATCCGATTAATTCAACCAGCCAAATCGCGCAAAGGCAAGACAACTGTCATCCCGTTGAAAGCAGTCAAACTGAGCCAAGACCGACGCCAAGTCCAGATTATTCCCGAAACCCCCATCCCAGCTAAAATCCAATTTGCCGCTGATTTCTCAAAGGTCGTTAACCCAAGTGAAGCCCGCACTTATCGCATTTATGCGTCGATTACTTCGCCAGGTGATATTCTCTTGAATCGCAAAGCCGCAGTGTGGAATCTCAAGATTAGTGAACAATAA
- a CDS encoding Fe(3+) ABC transporter substrate-binding protein, with product MLTRRFFCLASSATIGAIALGACTPQSTTNNSTPNASGAAQSITLYSARHYDADAKVYENFSKKTGIKVNLVEAKASELLERLKSEGENTPADVVITVDAGRLHTAKADEILQPIQSDVLTAAIPENLRDKDGNWFGVTKRARVILYNKDTVSDPSKITSYEDLAKPDLGYKVLVRSSNNIYNQSLVGSILAANGEAGTEDWVKGLVKNFARPPEGNDTAQIKALASGLGDLAIVNSYYVVRVAKSKNPKDQEVISKVGMIFPNQSDRGTHVNISGAGVAKNAPNKAGAIKFIEYLVSPEAQAIFASSNNEYPILKTGAKVDEKLASYGEFKEDSLSAEVFGKNNKQALEIMDRGGWK from the coding sequence ATGTTAACAAGACGTTTCTTCTGCCTCGCCTCTAGTGCCACGATCGGGGCCATTGCACTGGGTGCTTGTACACCGCAGAGCACAACAAATAACAGCACTCCTAATGCTTCCGGTGCAGCCCAATCGATTACCCTCTATTCGGCCCGGCACTACGATGCCGATGCTAAAGTTTACGAAAACTTTTCTAAAAAAACTGGCATTAAGGTGAATCTCGTCGAAGCAAAAGCCAGCGAGCTATTGGAACGGCTCAAAAGTGAAGGCGAAAACACGCCAGCCGACGTTGTGATTACCGTCGATGCCGGACGCCTCCACACCGCTAAAGCTGACGAGATATTGCAGCCGATCCAATCGGACGTTTTAACTGCGGCAATTCCGGAAAATCTGCGGGACAAAGACGGCAATTGGTTTGGCGTGACCAAGCGCGCTCGAGTCATTTTGTATAACAAAGATACCGTCAGTGACCCGAGCAAAATTACCAGCTACGAAGACCTAGCCAAGCCAGACTTAGGCTACAAAGTATTGGTCCGCTCTTCCAACAATATTTACAACCAGTCCCTCGTCGGCTCAATTCTGGCCGCCAATGGCGAAGCAGGCACAGAAGACTGGGTCAAAGGTTTAGTCAAAAACTTTGCGCGGCCACCGGAAGGTAACGACACAGCGCAAATCAAAGCATTGGCTAGTGGCCTCGGTGACTTGGCGATTGTCAACAGCTACTACGTCGTACGGGTGGCCAAGTCGAAAAATCCGAAAGATCAAGAAGTTATCAGTAAAGTTGGGATGATTTTCCCAAACCAGAGCGATCGCGGCACCCACGTCAACATCAGTGGTGCCGGCGTAGCCAAAAATGCACCGAACAAAGCGGGGGCAATCAAGTTCATCGAATATTTGGTGAGCCCGGAGGCGCAAGCAATCTTCGCCAGCAGCAATAACGAGTATCCCATCCTCAAAACTGGGGCGAAGGTCGATGAAAAACTCGCAAGCTATGGTGAATTTAAAGAAGATAGCTTGAGTGCTGAAGTGTTTGGCAAAAACAACAAGCAGGCACTCGAAATCATGGATCGCGGTGGCTGGAAATAA